A genomic region of Zalophus californianus isolate mZalCal1 chromosome 11, mZalCal1.pri.v2, whole genome shotgun sequence contains the following coding sequences:
- the DRD2 gene encoding D(2) dopamine receptor isoform X1: MDPLNLSWYDDDLESRNWSRPFNGSEGKPGKPHYNYYAMLLTLLIFVIVFGNVLVCMAVSREKALQTTTNYLIVSLAVADLLVATLVMPWVVYLEVVGEWKFSRIHCDIFVTLDVMMCTASILNLCAISIDRYTAVAMPMLYNTRYSSKRRVTVMIAVVWVLSFTISCPLLFGLNNTDQNECIIANPAFVVYSSIVSFYVPFIVTLLVYIKIYIVLRRRRKRVNTKRSSRAFRANLKTPLKGNCTHPEDMKLCTVIMKSNGSFPVNRRRAEAARRAQELEMEMLSSTSPPERTRYSPIPPSHHQLTLPDPSHHALHSTADSPAKPEKNGHAKDHPKIAKIFEIQSMPNGKTRTSLKTMSRRKLSQQKEKKATQMLAIVLGVFIICWLPFFITHILNIHCDCNIPPVLYSAFTWLGYVNSAVNPIIYTTFNIEFRKAFMKILHC, translated from the exons ATGGATCCACTGAACCTGTCCTGGTACGATGATGATCTGGAGAGCCGGAACTGGAGCCGGCCCTTCAACGGGTCCGAAGGCAAGCCCGGCAAGCCCCACTACAACTACTACGCCATGCTGCTCACCCTGCTCATCTTTGTCATTGTCTTCGGCAACGTGCTGGTGTGCATGGCCGTGTCCCGCGAGAAGGCGCTGCAGACCACCACCAACTACCTGATCGTCAGCCTGGCAGTGGCCGACCTCCTGGTGGCCACGCTCGTCATGCCGTGGGTCGTCTACCTGGAG GTGGTGGGCGAGTGGAAATTCAGCAGGATTCACTGTGACATCTTTGTCACTCTGGACGTCATGATGTGCACGGCAAGCATCCTGAACCTGTGTGCCATCAGCATCGACAG GTACACAGCGGTGGCCATGCCCATGCTATACAACACCCGCTACAGCTCCAAGCGCCGTGTCACCGTCATGATCGCCGTCGTCTGGGTCCTGTCCTTCACCATCTCTTGCCCGCTGCTCTTCGGGCTCAACAACACAG ACCAGAACGAGTGCATAATCGCCAACCCCGCCTTCGTGGTGTACTCCTCCATCGTGTCCTTCTACGTGCCCTTCATCGTCACCCTGCTGGTCTACATCAAGATCTACATCGTCCTCCGGAGGCGCCGCAAGCGGGTCAACACGAAGAGGAGCAGCCGGGCTTTCAGGGCCAACCTGAAGACCCCGCTCAAG GGCAACTGCACTCACCCCGAGGACATGAAACTCTGCACCGTTATCATGAAGTCCAATGGGAGTTTCCCAGTGAACAGGCGGAGAGCG GAGGCTGCCCGCCGAGCCCAGGAACTGGAGATGGAGATGCTGTCCAGCACCAGCCCCCCCGAGAGGACCCGGTACAGTCCCATACCACCCAGCCACCACCAGCTGACCCTCCCCGACCCGTCCCACCATGCCCTCCACAGCACTGCCGACAGCCCCGCCAAACCAGAGAAGAATGGGCATGCCAAAGACCACCCCAAGATTGCCAAGATCTTTGAGATCCAGTCCATGCCCAACGGCAAAACCCGGACCTCTCTCAAGACCATGAGCCGCAGGAAGCTCTCccagcagaaggagaagaaagccacccagatgctcgcCATTGTTCTCG GCGTGTTCATCATCTGCTGGCTGCCCTTCTTCATCACCCACATCCTGAACATACACTGTGACTGCAACATCCCGCCCGTCTTGTACAGCGCCTTCACGTGGCTGGGCTATGTCAACAGCGCCGTGAACCCCATCATCTACACCACCTTCAACATTGAGTTCCGCAAGGCCTTCATGAAGATCCTGCACTGCTGA
- the DRD2 gene encoding D(2) dopamine receptor isoform X2 gives MDPLNLSWYDDDLESRNWSRPFNGSEGKPGKPHYNYYAMLLTLLIFVIVFGNVLVCMAVSREKALQTTTNYLIVSLAVADLLVATLVMPWVVYLEVVGEWKFSRIHCDIFVTLDVMMCTASILNLCAISIDRYTAVAMPMLYNTRYSSKRRVTVMIAVVWVLSFTISCPLLFGLNNTDQNECIIANPAFVVYSSIVSFYVPFIVTLLVYIKIYIVLRRRRKRVNTKRSSRAFRANLKTPLKEAARRAQELEMEMLSSTSPPERTRYSPIPPSHHQLTLPDPSHHALHSTADSPAKPEKNGHAKDHPKIAKIFEIQSMPNGKTRTSLKTMSRRKLSQQKEKKATQMLAIVLGVFIICWLPFFITHILNIHCDCNIPPVLYSAFTWLGYVNSAVNPIIYTTFNIEFRKAFMKILHC, from the exons ATGGATCCACTGAACCTGTCCTGGTACGATGATGATCTGGAGAGCCGGAACTGGAGCCGGCCCTTCAACGGGTCCGAAGGCAAGCCCGGCAAGCCCCACTACAACTACTACGCCATGCTGCTCACCCTGCTCATCTTTGTCATTGTCTTCGGCAACGTGCTGGTGTGCATGGCCGTGTCCCGCGAGAAGGCGCTGCAGACCACCACCAACTACCTGATCGTCAGCCTGGCAGTGGCCGACCTCCTGGTGGCCACGCTCGTCATGCCGTGGGTCGTCTACCTGGAG GTGGTGGGCGAGTGGAAATTCAGCAGGATTCACTGTGACATCTTTGTCACTCTGGACGTCATGATGTGCACGGCAAGCATCCTGAACCTGTGTGCCATCAGCATCGACAG GTACACAGCGGTGGCCATGCCCATGCTATACAACACCCGCTACAGCTCCAAGCGCCGTGTCACCGTCATGATCGCCGTCGTCTGGGTCCTGTCCTTCACCATCTCTTGCCCGCTGCTCTTCGGGCTCAACAACACAG ACCAGAACGAGTGCATAATCGCCAACCCCGCCTTCGTGGTGTACTCCTCCATCGTGTCCTTCTACGTGCCCTTCATCGTCACCCTGCTGGTCTACATCAAGATCTACATCGTCCTCCGGAGGCGCCGCAAGCGGGTCAACACGAAGAGGAGCAGCCGGGCTTTCAGGGCCAACCTGAAGACCCCGCTCAAG GAGGCTGCCCGCCGAGCCCAGGAACTGGAGATGGAGATGCTGTCCAGCACCAGCCCCCCCGAGAGGACCCGGTACAGTCCCATACCACCCAGCCACCACCAGCTGACCCTCCCCGACCCGTCCCACCATGCCCTCCACAGCACTGCCGACAGCCCCGCCAAACCAGAGAAGAATGGGCATGCCAAAGACCACCCCAAGATTGCCAAGATCTTTGAGATCCAGTCCATGCCCAACGGCAAAACCCGGACCTCTCTCAAGACCATGAGCCGCAGGAAGCTCTCccagcagaaggagaagaaagccacccagatgctcgcCATTGTTCTCG GCGTGTTCATCATCTGCTGGCTGCCCTTCTTCATCACCCACATCCTGAACATACACTGTGACTGCAACATCCCGCCCGTCTTGTACAGCGCCTTCACGTGGCTGGGCTATGTCAACAGCGCCGTGAACCCCATCATCTACACCACCTTCAACATTGAGTTCCGCAAGGCCTTCATGAAGATCCTGCACTGCTGA